The Verrucomicrobiia bacterium genomic interval CCGGCAGGTGGACCGCGCACACCGCGACTGGACGTCCGCGCAGATTGGGTTCCTCGCCAATATTGTGCGGCTTTACCGGGGCGAGCCGCCGGATTACACGCTGGGTGGAGCTGAGGCCAAGGCCAAGGTCGAGGAGCTGTTTGCCGCACAACCCTCAACCCGGCCTGGCGGCCACCCTTCTCCCAGTGGGAGAAGGGCCGGGGATGAGGGTATCGCCCGGTATCGCGACATCCCGGGTTTATGCAAAGCCGCGACCCTGAAAGAAATTGAGACTGAGGGATGGAGTCTGAATCCAGGGCGATATGTGGGCGTCGCGCCGGGCGAAGCCGTGAGCGACGGGGACTTCAAGGAACAACTCGAAACCCTGAACGAGGAACTAGAAACGTTGAACGCCCAAGCCCGCGAGTTGGAAACCACAATTGCGAAGAACGTCGCGGAAATCCTGGAAGCATGAGCGACGCATCCCAATCACAACTGATTCTCTACCAAACGGCCGATGGTCAGACCCGCATCCAATGCCGGTTTGAGAATCAGAATGTGTGGCTGACGCAGGCGCTGATGGCGGAGTTGTTCCAGACTACCGTTCCGAACATCAACCTCCACATCAAGAACATCCTCGACGAGGGCGAATTGACCGAGGGGGCAACTATTAAGGATTACTTAATAGTCCGGTTGAAAGGCGGGCGGCAAGTGCGACGCCCAAGGCCAAGCGGACATCATGAATCTGCTCGAAGCCGAAGTGAAGAAACTCCCGAAGCGGAAAAAGGGAGGGAAGAAATGAAACTCGAAACCTTGAACGCCCAGGCCCGCGACCTCGAACAAACCATTGCCCGCAACGTGGCGGAGATTCTGGAGGGGTGACGATGGACTGCGTTCTCAAAGACCTCATCGCGGTTTCAAAGGACGGAGAGTGGGGCAAGGGCGAGCCGTTCGATGAATCCGTTGAGATGCTCGCGATTCGCGGGACGGACTTTGAAGACGTGCGCTTTGGAAACACGGCGACAACGCCGCGCCGACATATTCCGCAGCACATTGCCGAACGGAAAAGGCTTCAGCCTTGGGATGTCGTCATCGAAGCTGCCGGCGGAACGAAGAATCAGATTACTGGCCGAACTGTTCTCCTTCGCCCGCAGTTGTTTTCCCGCTCAGAATTCCCACTGACATGCGCGAGCTTCAGCCGGTTCATCCGGTTCAACACCGAGCTTTGCGAGCCGGAGTTCATGTTCTGGTATCTCCAGCACCTTTACGCATCCGGCTCGATGCACGCCTATCACACACAGCACACCGGCGTTGCTCGCTTCCAGTGGACAACATTTTCAGAGCGTGAGCCGCTTTCCCTCCCCCCGCTGCCGGTGCAACGGCGGATTGCGGGCATCCTGTCGGCCTACGACGAGCTGATGGAGAACAGTCAGCGGCGCATCCGGATTTTGGAGGTGATGGCCCGCGCCCTCTACCGCGAGTGGTTCGTCCACTTCCGCTTCCCTGGCCACGAAAAGCACCCGCGCGTGGCCTCCCCCCTCGGCGACATCCCCCAAGGCTGGGAGTGGCGTGAGCTGAATGAACTTGGTTTTCTCGGGCGAGGCAAATCGCGGCACCGGCCGCGAAATGAGGCTTCACTCTACGGTGGACCTTACCCGTTCTTCCAAACCGGGGACATCAAGGAAGCTCGAATCTTCCTCCGAAGCCACACCCAGACTTACGGCGAGGCAGGTCTTGCCCAAAGCAAGCTTTGGCAACCCGGCACGCTTTGCATAACCATAGCGGCCAACATCGGTGAGACTGCGATTCTGGCCAAGACGGGCTGCATTCCTGACAGCGTCGTCGGCTTCGTACCGGACCTTGAGAAGTCCGATGCGTTCTACGTGAAGATGTATCTGGAGTCGATTAAGCAGCAAATGCAGAACGTCTCGCGCGGCACGACTCAGGACAACCTGAGTGTAGAGAAGCTGCTCGGCTTTCGGGTGCTGACGCCGCCGCCGTCCATCATCCGCGCGTTTCGCGAGAAAGTCTTGCCGATGCTGGACTTTCTGAACGTGCTCCTGCAAAAGGAAGAAAACCTCCGCCGAACGCGCGACCTGCTGCTGCCGCGCCTGCTGTCGGGGCAGGTGGAACTCGAAACCAGTTGAACCATGCCCAAGCACCCAGATGCAGTTGGCTATGTGAACGACCTCGCCAAGGAGGTAAACGAACAATGGTTCAGAATGGTCTGCGACCTCGCGGCTGTGA includes:
- a CDS encoding restriction endonuclease subunit S, with amino-acid sequence MLAIRGTDFEDVRFGNTATTPRRHIPQHIAERKRLQPWDVVIEAAGGTKNQITGRTVLLRPQLFSRSEFPLTCASFSRFIRFNTELCEPEFMFWYLQHLYASGSMHAYHTQHTGVARFQWTTFSEREPLSLPPLPVQRRIAGILSAYDELMENSQRRIRILEVMARALYREWFVHFRFPGHEKHPRVASPLGDIPQGWEWRELNELGFLGRGKSRHRPRNEASLYGGPYPFFQTGDIKEARIFLRSHTQTYGEAGLAQSKLWQPGTLCITIAANIGETAILAKTGCIPDSVVGFVPDLEKSDAFYVKMYLESIKQQMQNVSRGTTQDNLSVEKLLGFRVLTPPPSIIRAFREKVLPMLDFLNVLLQKEENLRRTRDLLLPRLLSGQVELETS